A single Anopheles arabiensis isolate DONGOLA chromosome 2, AaraD3, whole genome shotgun sequence DNA region contains:
- the LOC120904083 gene encoding probable ATP-dependent RNA helicase spindle-E yields the protein MEDDDVADFFDFSKPFKRTVVSGGYINGAVKPQKLNIQTLPERAHQGTEYAEKFCREEEARLMEGWVDETLNKSTASRLEQVDDMSSVMEEDTQHLQRVRAKELMEPLFSRYNFTVTPNRLTIHQSKQDILKAIRENPVVVLQGMTGCGKTTQVPQYLLEDAYNRKEWCNIVVTQPRKIAASSIARRVAEERNCALGSLVGFKVGLKEMVSEDTRLTYVTTGVLLNKLITSKSISSYTHIILDEVHEREVDMDFLLIIVRRLLATMRNTKIILMSATIESSEFAQYFKIPGPNSLFAPQLAVSNVTQHDVSVYYLEDLEKLRVDFTIKYEQPDVHEKMYFLAAKVAVVCDRFIDEFESASTIDYKPSIIMFLPGINEIERMAEVLRNFLGDSNVNSQEQTKFTILKLHSMLPSEEQALVFTKPSPGYRKVILSTNIAESSITIPDVKFVIDFCLHRVLVADTLNNFTTLRTQWASRNNCIQRAGRCGRVMNGRVYRLVNKHFFEHGMAQSIEPEMVRCPLSNVVLKTKLLDMGPPHTILALAMSPPNLSDVSNTVLQLKELGALLRTAKGVYDLQDGDITYLGNIMSTLPLDIHLAKLVVLGYVFSVLEEAIVIAAGMNVKNIFCQLRTIEALRVKRHFANGSASDGIAILNAYNWWRSIKEQGTGGDTTDWCNRYMLDRKSLIEMAELVQEITMRLKTANIRVVSGANNARWTDRERTVVLKVVMAGAFYPNYFIPTCVIDRELSDRMVYTEIGGRDPFSTVFFCGFDHSNYIGPLYRNEIRALLTERKPTSEKHQVKVEFERSTNKIFVQFQYPPDQQSGKSLYEERNSADRVHPGVYEAIKLRLLRHNQSELLVMHHNDAVAYATEHRLGVWRNHEWHPRSVEIPNAHLSVEPPIHWNRVTATVTHVEHPNKFYLRPHDEKNDNIYHDIMEKLNGCDAVLRAFPEGHAFKQRDIVAAPLPNMVTGKMARAKLLQQCLVRGVEHWTVFFMDFGLTAGVSVKCFRQLRGTPLDMFTKFPDRVFLASLAEVQPSAVRSPKDVWMEETIKHFRQLVHGQQFDVEVYSVVNRVTMVVLRHNPDDPIDLTVNRALINSHHAQLSEESYMSKMNHEKRKRVQFEMELDPMYKTQILNDISEQQRFLEDDDVDNLELPRDLLKVRLMLRGPYSPLEVKCSSTVFSGYRKPVIIEKESLNSVLLDTNPQNTHEKLLVAGCVNETSNSRLVARMTTMMPNIPGLPALMTLIFAPTCLVKKDPDETRVVGLLAGLGTDPRTGESMYPEHDMSLAVDIAIDDDDIADINALRYTMDSILHGGHNEQTPMFGEYSIESLMVKVKDYLIKILQRDRPIQDNRSMAHDFSWVKENPSTSTSGQKRLRSTAIDIYTKAIFPLYHNLNLRPMTADRMEFLRQHCKDLHLLTQSRVPLPKGGITCRLCNVTLESDHTLRIHFYSKLHCDLELKINYRR from the exons ATGGAAGATGACGATGTTGCGGactttttcgatttttccaaACCATTCAAACGCACCGTCGTATCGGGCGGATACATCAATGGCGCGGTTAAACCACAAAAGCTTAACATCCAGACGCTGCCGGAACGGGCGCATCAGGGAACGGAATACGCGGAAAAGTTTTGCCGGGAAGAGGAGGCACGACTAATGGAG GGCTGGGTGGACGAAACGTTGAACAAGTCGACGGCATCCCGGCTCGAGCAGGTGGACGACATGTCGTCGGTGATGGAGGAAGACACACAGCACCTGCAGCGTGTGCGGGCAAAGGAGCTGATGGAGCCGCTGTTCAGTCGGTACAACTTTACCGTCACCCCGAACCGGCTCACGATTCATCAGTCAAAACAGGACATTCTGAAGGCAATACGCGAGAACCCGGTGGTCGTCCTGCAGGGTATGACTGGATGCGGTAAAACGACGCAGGTGCCTCAGTATCTGCTGGAGGATGCGTACAACCGGAAGGAGTGGTGCAACATCGTTGTCACACAGCCGCGCAAGATTGCCGCCTCCTCGATCGCGCGGCGCGTTGCCGAAGAGCGCAACTGTGCGCTCGGTTCGCTCGTCGGGTTCAAGGTGGGCCTGAAGGAGATGGTTAGCGAAGACACGCGCCTGACGTACGTGACGACGGGCGTGCTGCTGAACAAGCTCATCACGTCCAAATCCATCAGCAGCTACACGCACATCATTCTGGACGAGGTGCACGAGCGGGAAGTGGATATGGACTTTCTGCTGATCATCGTGCGTCGCTTGCTAGCCACGATGCGCAACACAAAGATCATACTGATGTCGGCCACGATTGAATCGTCCGAGTTTGCCCAGTACTTCAAGATACCGGGCCCGAACAGTCTGTTCGCACCGCAGCTGGCCGTTTCCAACGTTACGCAGCACGATGTGTCGGTGTACTATTTGGAAGATTTGGAAAAGCTGAGGGTTGACTTTACCATCAAGTACGAGCAGCCGGATGTGCACGAGAAGATGTACTTCCTGGCGGCCAAAGTGGCCGTGGTGTGCGATCGATTCATCGACGAGTTTGAATCGGCGTCGACCATCGATTACAAGCCGTCGATCATCATGTTTCTGCCCGGCATCAACGAAATCGAACGGATGGCGGAAGTGCTGCGCAACTTTCTGGGCGACAGCAATGTCAACTCGCAGGAGCAGACCAAGTTTACGATCCTGAAGCTGCACTCGATGCTGCCCTCGGAGGAGCAGGCGCTGGTGTTCACCAAACCGTCACCCGGCTACCGGAAGGTGATTCTGTCGACGAACATTGCCGAAAGCTCGATCACCATACCGGATGTGAAGTTTG TGATCGATTTCTGTCTGCACCGTGTGCTGGTTGCCGATACGCTGAACAATTTCACCACCCTGCGCACACAGTGGGCCTCACGCAACAATTGCATTCAGCGGGCCGGACGCTGCGGGCGTGTGATGAATGGGCGCGTGTACCGGCTGGTGAACAAACACTTCTTCGAGCACGGGATGGCCCAATCGATCGAGCCGGAAATGGTGCGCTGTCCGTTGAGCAATGTCGTGCTGAAAACGAAGCTCCTGGACATGGGGCCGCCGCACACGATACTCGCCCTGGCCATGTCGCCCCCGAACCTGTCCGACGTGAGCAACACGGTGCTGCAGCTGAAGGAGCTTGGCGCACTGTTGCGAACGGCCAAGGGTGTGTACGATCTGCAGGACGGTGACATCACGTACCTGGGCAACATAATGTCTACGCTGCCGTTGGACATACACCTCGCGAAGCTGGTCGTGCTGGGGTACGTGTTTTCCGTGCTCGAGGAAGCCATCGTCATCGCGGCCGGCATGAACGTGAAGAACATTTTCTGCCAGCTGCGTACGATCGAAGCGCTGCGGGTGAAGCGCCACTTTGCCAACGGCTCTGCGTCCGATGGCATCGCGATCTTGAACGCGTACAACTGGTGGCGTTCGATCAAGGAGCAAGGCACGGGGGGCGACACGACCGATTGGTGCAATCGGTACATGCTCGATCGGAAGTCTCTGATCGAGATGGCCGAGCTGGTGCAGGAAATAACGATGCGGCTCAAGACGGCGAACATACGCGTCGTTAGCGGGGCGAACAATGCCCGGTGGACCGATCGGGAGCGTACGGTCGTGCTGAAGGTGGTGATGGCGGGCGCGTTCTATCCCAACTACTTCATCCCGACGTGCGTCATCGACCGCGAGCTGAGCGACCGGATGGTTTACACCGAGATCGGTGGTCGGGACCCGTTCAGTACGGTGTTTTTCTGCGGGTTCGACCACAGCAACTACATCGGTCCGCTGTACCGGAATGAGATCCGAGCGCTGTTGACCGAGCGCAAGCCGACCAGCGAGAAGCACCAGGTGAAGGTGGAATTCGAGCGCAGCACGAACAAAATCTTTGTGCAGTTCCAGTATCCACCGGACCAGCAGAGCGGGAAGAGTCTGTACGAGGAGCGCAACTCGGCCGATCGCGTGCATCCGGGTGTGTACGAGGCGATCAAGCTGCGCCTGCTGCGCCACAACCAGTCGGAGCTGCTGGTGATGCACCACAACGACGCGGTTGCCTACGCGACCGAGCATCGATTGGGCGTGTGGAGAAACCACGAGTGGCACCCGCGCAGTGTCGAGATCCCGAATGCGCACCTCTCGGTGGAGCCGCCGATCCACTGGAACCGGGTGACGGCCACCGTTACGCACGTGGAGCACCCGAACAAGTTCTACCTTCGCCCGCACGAcgaaaaaaacgacaacattTACCACGACATCATGGAGAAGCTAAACGGGTGCGATGCAGTGTTGCGCGCCTTCCCCGAAGGCCACGCGTTTAAGCAGCGCGATATCGTGGCCGCACCGCTGCCGAACATGGTCACGGGCAAGATGGCACGCGCCAAGCTTCTGCAGCAGTGCCTTGTTCGCGGCGTCGAACACTGGACGGTGTTCTTCATGGATTTCGGACTGACGGCCGGCGTGTCGGTGAAGTGCTTCCGCCAGCTGCGTGGCACACCGCTGGACATGTTCACAAAGTTCCCGGACCGAGTGTTTCTGGCATCGCTCGCGGAGGTGCAACCGTCCGCCGTCCGATCGCCGAAGGACGTTTGGATGGAGGAAACGATCAAGCACTTCCGGCAGCTCGTACACGGCCAGCAGTTCGACGTGGAGGTGTACTCGGTGGTGAACCGCGTCACGATGGTGGTACTGCGTCACAATCCGGACGATCCGATCGACCTGACCGTCAACCGAGCGCTGATCAATTCGCACCACGCGCAACTGTCCGAGGAATCGTACATGTCCAAGATGAACCACGAGAAGCGAAAGCGCGTACAGTTCGAGATGGAGCTGGACCCAATGTACAAGACGCAGATACTGAACGACATTTCCGAACAGCAACGCTTCCTGGAGGATGACGACGTGGACAACCTGGAGCTGCCGCGGGATCTGCTCAAGGTGCGGCTAATGCTGCGCGGTCCGTACAGCCCGCTCGAGGTGAAGTGCAGCTCGACGGTGTTCTCCGGCTATCGGAAGCCGGTCATTATCGAGAAGGAGTCGCTGAACTCGGTGCTGCTCGACACGAACCCGCAAAACACGCACGAAAAGCTGCTGGTGGCGGGTTGCGTGAACGAAACGTCAAACAGCCGGCTAGTCGCGCGTATGACGACCATGATGCCGAACATTCCCGGACTGCCCGCGCTGATGACGCTCATCTTTGCGCCCACCTGTCTGGTGAAGAAGGATCCGGACGAGACGCGTGTCGTGGGGCTGCTGGCCGGGCTGGGCACGGATCCGCGCACCGGTGAATCGATGTATCCCGAGCATGACATGTCGCTGGCAGTGGACATTGCtatcgacgacgacgacattGCAGAC ATCAATGCACTGCGCTATACAATGGACTCAATTCTGCACGGCGGACATAACGAGCAGACACCCATGTTTGGCGAGTACAGCATCGAGTCGCTGATGGTCAAAGTGAAAGATTATCTGATTAA aATATTGCAGCGTGATCGACCCATTCAGGACAATCGCAGTATGGCGCACGATTTCAGCTGGGTAAAGGAAAATCCATCCACAAGCACGTCGGGCCAGAAGCGTTTGCGAAGCACTGCGATCGATATCTACACCAAAGCCATCTTCCCACTGTACCATAATCTTAACCTCCGTCCAATGACGGCCGATCGGATGGAGTTCTTGCGGCAGCACTGCAAGGATCTACACCTGCTGACGCAATC GCGAGTTCCGTTGCCAAAAGGTGGCATTACGTGCCGTCTGTGCAATGTGACGCTGGAATCGGACCACACGTTGCGCATCCATTTCTACTCGAAGCTACACTGCGATCTGGAGTTGAAGATCAACTACCGACGCTGA